In Candidatus Aminicenantes bacterium, a single window of DNA contains:
- a CDS encoding saccharopine dehydrogenase family protein gives MKQKKIIVLGSGLIGAPIAIDLAGDASFAVSVVDISSDSLRKCAAGKSVKTIQVDLSDAAKVKELVSGHDMVLNAVPGFLGFQTLKAVIEAGKDVVDIAFFPEDPFLLDELAQKNGVTAIVDCGVAPGMSNILVGHVHHLLDKTHSALIYVGGLPETRIWPYEYKAVFSPSDVIEEYIRPARYMENGKLVVRPALSDAEYLNVPGVSSLVAFNSDGLRTLVRTLDIPNMKEKTLRYPGHIEKIAVLRETGFFSQEPVEVHGMRIRPLDLTAKLLFPIWKLQPGETDITVMQVLVEGEKGGDRLRYVYDLLDRFDAASNVHSMARTTGYTATAAVRMLGRGLFKRRGIIAPEFIGEQPECVEFMLKELADRGVVYKHRIEKI, from the coding sequence ATGAAGCAAAAGAAAATAATCGTCCTGGGCTCGGGCCTGATCGGCGCCCCCATTGCCATCGACCTGGCCGGGGACGCGTCGTTCGCTGTCAGCGTCGTTGACATCAGTTCCGATTCGCTGCGCAAGTGCGCCGCCGGCAAGTCGGTAAAAACAATCCAGGTCGACCTGTCCGACGCGGCCAAGGTGAAGGAGCTGGTTTCAGGGCACGACATGGTGCTTAACGCCGTCCCGGGATTTCTGGGCTTCCAGACTCTGAAAGCGGTGATCGAGGCCGGCAAGGATGTGGTCGACATCGCCTTTTTCCCCGAGGATCCCTTCCTGCTCGATGAACTGGCGCAAAAAAACGGGGTGACCGCCATCGTCGACTGCGGGGTGGCCCCGGGGATGAGCAACATCCTGGTCGGCCACGTGCACCATCTGCTGGACAAGACCCATTCGGCCCTGATCTACGTCGGCGGTCTCCCCGAGACGCGCATCTGGCCCTATGAGTACAAGGCCGTCTTTTCGCCCAGCGACGTGATCGAGGAATACATCCGTCCGGCGCGCTACATGGAGAACGGCAAGCTGGTGGTGCGCCCCGCCCTGTCCGACGCCGAGTACCTGAACGTCCCCGGCGTCAGCTCCCTGGTCGCCTTCAACAGCGACGGCCTGCGCACCCTGGTGCGCACCCTGGACATCCCCAACATGAAGGAGAAAACCCTGCGCTATCCCGGCCACATCGAAAAGATCGCCGTCCTGCGCGAAACCGGCTTCTTCAGCCAGGAGCCGGTCGAGGTCCACGGCATGCGCATCCGCCCGCTCGACCTGACGGCCAAGCTGCTTTTTCCGATCTGGAAGCTGCAGCCGGGCGAGACCGACATCACCGTCATGCAGGTGCTGGTGGAAGGGGAGAAGGGAGGCGACAGGCTGCGCTATGTCTACGACCTGCTCGACCGCTTCGATGCCGCCAGCAACGTCCACTCCATGGCCCGCACCACCGGTTACACGGCCACCGCTGCCGTGCGCATGCTCGGCCGCGGCCTGTTCAAGCGCCGGGGGATCATCGCCCCCGAGTTCATCGGCGAGCAGCCCGAGTGCGTGGAGTTCATGCTGAAAGAGCTCGCCGACAGGGGAGTGGTGTACAAACACAGGATTGAAAAGATTTAG
- a CDS encoding DUF350 domain-containing protein, which produces KGTYPAQLDLKGGDMFVTRLLISLFEFALLVVMSGLVIYLTYRLFIRANPDFDMESEIKNGNVAVGLLMATILISASIILEKGLTAVVGMVRLQLSAPMQSGLPLWELLLLVVGHLVMSMILALFTISLTLRLFGRLARRITPGKELQKGNIAMGLILSAVVLVAAFYVGEGVSALSKALVPQPAMGRIQIMK; this is translated from the coding sequence AAAGGTACTTATCCAGCGCAGCTGGATTTGAAAGGAGGCGACATGTTTGTGACCCGTCTGTTGATCAGTCTTTTTGAATTCGCCCTGCTGGTGGTGATGTCGGGGCTGGTGATCTACCTGACCTACCGGCTGTTCATCCGCGCCAACCCCGATTTCGACATGGAAAGCGAGATCAAGAACGGCAACGTTGCCGTGGGCCTGCTGATGGCCACCATCCTCATCTCCGCCTCCATCATACTGGAAAAAGGGCTCACGGCCGTGGTCGGCATGGTGCGCCTGCAGCTCTCGGCCCCGATGCAGAGCGGCTTGCCCCTCTGGGAGCTGCTGCTGCTGGTCGTCGGCCACCTGGTCATGTCGATGATCCTGGCGTTGTTCACCATCTCGCTGACCCTGCGCCTGTTCGGCCGCCTGGCCCGCCGCATCACGCCGGGCAAGGAGCTGCAGAAGGGAAACATCGCCATGGGCTTGATCCTTTCAGCGGTGGTGCTGGTGGCGGCGTTCTACGTCGGCGAAGGGGTCAGCGCCCTCTCCAAGGCCCTGGTGCCGCAGCCGGCCATGGGCCGGATCCAGATCATGAAATAG